One Chelonoidis abingdonii isolate Lonesome George chromosome 17, CheloAbing_2.0, whole genome shotgun sequence DNA segment encodes these proteins:
- the CRELD1 gene encoding protein disulfide isomerase CRELD1: MELHWRRLLPLLLGLLFGPWGTGSSSLEPCRICRDLASSFLKGLERTERENFGGGNTAWEEEKLAKYAHSETRLLEVLESVCGKLDFACHQLLEQSEDHVESWWFQGQQQHPDFFQWLCMDTLKVCCPPGTYGSDCLPCAGGHQQPCSGNGKCDGEGTRTGTGLCMCSLGYGGSFCSECADGYYEAARNESHLICAECYQACGRCSGPEDSSCLRCKRGWALHEHRCIDIDECGTEMAHCRANQFCVNTEGSYECRDCAKACVGCMGAGPARCKRCNKGYQRDGAKCLDVDECATAQEPVCTGAHEVCENTDGSYRCVCAESHVRRDSECVEDKLPDTPAKGFFDEVTEDEVVVLQQMFFGVVICALATLAAKGDMVFTAIFIGAVAAMAGYWLSERSDRVLDGFLKGR, from the exons ATGGAGTTGCACTGGAGAAGGCTCTTGCCcttgctgctggggctgctgtttGGCCCCTGGGGCACAGGCTCCTCCTCACTTGAGCCTTGCCGGATCTGCCGGGACCTCGCCAGCAGCTTTCTCAAG GGCCTGGAGCGGACAGAGCGGGAGAATTTTGGGGGAGGGAACACggcctgggaggaggagaagctggcAAAATATGCGCACAG TGAGACGCGCCTGCTGGAGGTGCTGGAGAGCGTGTGTGGCAAGTTGGACTTTGCGTGTCACCAGCTGCTGGAGCAGAGTGAGGACCACGTGGAGAGTTGGTGGTTCCAGGG ACAGCAGCAGCACCCTGACTTCTTCCAGTGGCTGTGCATGGACACTCTGAAGGTCTGCTGCCCACCTGGCACCTATGGCTCTGACTGCCTGC CATGTGCTGGTGGGCACCAGCAGCCGTGCAGCGGTAATGGTAAATGTGACGGCGAGGGAACGCGCACGGGCACTGGCCTATGCATGTGCAGCCTGGGCTACGGCGGCTCCTTCTGCTCCGAGTGCGCAGACGGCTACTACGAGGCAGCCAGGAACGAGAGCCACCTGATATGTGCTG AGTGCTACCAGGCATGCGGGCGCTGCTCAGGGCCAGAGGACTCCAGCTGTCTGCGCTGCAAGAGGGGCTGGGCGCTGCATGAGCACAGGTGCATTG ACATTGATGAATGTGGCACGGAGATGGCGCATTGTCGAGCCAATCAGTTCTGCGTCAACACCGAAGGTTCCTACGAGTGTCGAG ACTGCGCCAAGGCCTGTGTCGGCTGCATGGGCGCTGGGCCTGCCCGCTGCAAAAGGTGCAACAAAGGCTACCAGCGGGATGGAGCAAAGTGCCTGG ATGTGGACGAGTGTGCCACTGCGCAGGAACCCGTCTGCACCGGGGCCCACGAGGTGTGTGAGAACACGGACGGCAGCTACCGGTGCGTGTGTGCGGAGAGTCACGTGCGCAGGGACAGCGAGTGTGTGGAGGACAAACTCCCAG ACACCCCGGCAAAGGGCTTTTTCGATGAGGTGACGGAGGACGAGGTGGTGGTGCTGCAGCAGATGTTCTTCGGTGTGGTGATCTGTGCGCTGGCCACGCTGGCTGCCAAGGGTGACATGGTCTTCACCGCCATCTTCATCGGTGCAGTGGCAGCCATGGCTGGCTACTGGCTATCGGAGCGCAGCGACCGCGTGCTCGATGGGTTCCTGAAGGGCAGATAG